From a single Microbacterium murale genomic region:
- the rplI gene encoding 50S ribosomal protein L9 — protein MAKLILTNEVAGLGSAGDVVEVKNGYARNYLIPQGFATAWTRGGAKQVESIQAARKSRAIHDRDEAVALKDKIEDTKVRLAVKAGGAGRLFGSVKTEHVATAVEAAGLGTIDKRKVTITSPIKATGEHEATVRLHEDVVAVITLQVVAAK, from the coding sequence ATGGCAAAACTGATTCTCACGAATGAGGTCGCCGGGCTCGGAAGCGCCGGTGACGTGGTCGAGGTCAAGAACGGGTACGCCCGCAACTACCTCATCCCCCAGGGCTTCGCTACGGCGTGGACCCGTGGTGGCGCAAAGCAGGTCGAGTCGATCCAGGCCGCACGCAAGTCGCGCGCGATCCACGATCGCGACGAGGCTGTGGCTCTCAAGGACAAGATCGAAGACACGAAGGTCCGCCTGGCGGTCAAGGCCGGCGGCGCCGGACGTCTGTTCGGTTCGGTCAAGACCGAGCACGTCGCAACTGCCGTCGAGGCTGCCGGTCTCGGCACGATCGACAAGCGCAAGGTCACCATCACCTCGCCCATCAAGGCGACCGGTGAGCACGAGGCGACCGTGCGTCTGCACGAAGACGTCGTGGCTGTCATCACCCTTCAGGTCGTCGCGGCCAAGTAG
- the rpsR gene encoding 30S ribosomal protein S18, with the protein MAGKSSGDRRKPRKGGKPTAPAKSIRVGVIDYKDVATLRKFVSERGKIRARRITGVSVQEQRLIATAIKNAREMALLPYAGAGR; encoded by the coding sequence ATGGCTGGAAAGTCGAGCGGCGACCGCCGCAAGCCGCGGAAGGGTGGCAAGCCCACCGCTCCCGCGAAGTCGATCCGGGTTGGCGTCATTGACTACAAGGACGTTGCAACCCTTCGCAAGTTCGTCTCGGAGCGTGGCAAGATCCGCGCCCGTCGTATCACCGGTGTTTCGGTGCAGGAGCAGCGTCTGATCGCCACGGCGATCAAGAACGCACGCGAGATGGCACTCCTGCCTTACGCCGGCGCTGGCCGCTAA
- a CDS encoding single-stranded DNA-binding protein, which yields MAGETVITVVGNLTADPELRYTQNGLPVANFTIASTPRTFDRQANEWKDGDALFLRASVWREFAEHVAGSLTKGMRVVAQGRLRQRSYQDREGNNRTAIELEVDEIGPSLRYATAQVTRAASGGAGGGGGGQSRPAQQQQVSEEPWSTPGSSTSADAWSTPGSFGDDTPF from the coding sequence ATGGCCGGCGAAACCGTCATCACCGTGGTGGGCAACCTCACGGCCGACCCCGAGCTGCGTTATACGCAGAACGGGCTGCCGGTGGCGAACTTCACCATCGCATCGACGCCGCGAACCTTCGACCGCCAGGCGAACGAGTGGAAGGACGGCGACGCGCTGTTCCTCCGTGCGTCCGTGTGGCGCGAGTTCGCCGAGCACGTGGCGGGTTCACTGACGAAGGGCATGCGTGTTGTTGCGCAGGGTCGCCTCCGTCAGCGCTCCTACCAGGACCGTGAGGGCAACAACCGCACGGCCATCGAGCTCGAGGTCGACGAGATCGGCCCTTCGCTGCGATACGCGACGGCACAGGTCACCCGTGCAGCTTCCGGCGGTGCCGGTGGCGGCGGTGGTGGACAGTCTCGTCCCGCACAGCAGCAGCAGGTGTCGGAGGAGCCGTGGTCAACGCCCGGTTCCTCGACCAGCGCAGATGCCTGGAGCACTCCAGGCAGCTTCGGCGACGACACCCCATTCTGA
- the rpsF gene encoding 30S ribosomal protein S6 → MTHQYELMVILTPEIDERQVAPTLDKFLKVITNDGGSIDKVDIWGKRRLAYEIQKKNEGIYAVVNFTATSAATQELDRQLGLNEQIMRTKVLRSEEAQAMVAFEAKRSEEKAARKAAKAAKA, encoded by the coding sequence GTGACGCACCAGTACGAACTCATGGTCATTCTGACCCCCGAGATCGACGAGCGCCAGGTAGCCCCTACGCTCGACAAGTTCCTGAAGGTCATCACCAACGATGGTGGCTCGATTGACAAGGTCGACATCTGGGGCAAGCGCCGTCTTGCATACGAGATCCAGAAGAAGAACGAGGGCATCTACGCCGTCGTCAACTTCACCGCGACAAGCGCTGCCACGCAGGAGCTCGACCGTCAGCTGGGCCTCAACGAGCAGATCATGCGCACCAAGGTGCTGCGTTCTGAGGAAGCTCAGGCAATGGTCGCTTTCGAAGCCAAGCGCTCCGAGGAGAAGGCAGCTCGTAAGGCTGCCAAGGCAGCGAAGGCCTAA
- a CDS encoding cation diffusion facilitator family transporter gives MTVIIAFLANLLVAVAKTFAAIITASASMVAEAAHSWADAGNEIFLLIADRQGARSKDARHPLGYGRSAFVWSLIAAFGIFTAGAIVSIMHGIQELGSDEPVESPVVAYAVLAVAFVLEGASFTQALIRSRRLARERGSSTWDFVIETSDTTLRAVFFEDAAALIGLVLAGGSIALHQITGIAAWDAVGSILVGLLLAVVAVVLIGRNLAFIVGTSASRALRSRVGTALLAAPAIERVTYLHIEYVGPNRLFIVAEIDLAGDDREHDVARRLRDVERQIEAHPVVETVVLSLSVDDEPSLVFDDVTYPIGRADATSPTIR, from the coding sequence GTGACAGTGATCATCGCCTTTCTCGCCAATCTGCTCGTCGCGGTCGCCAAGACCTTCGCAGCGATCATCACTGCCTCGGCATCGATGGTCGCGGAGGCCGCACACTCGTGGGCTGACGCTGGCAACGAGATCTTCCTACTGATCGCCGACAGGCAGGGCGCGCGCAGCAAGGATGCCCGCCATCCGCTCGGATACGGTCGCAGCGCCTTCGTCTGGTCGTTGATCGCGGCGTTCGGGATATTCACCGCCGGTGCGATCGTGTCGATCATGCACGGGATACAGGAGCTCGGATCCGACGAGCCTGTCGAGAGCCCGGTCGTCGCCTATGCCGTGCTGGCCGTGGCGTTCGTGCTCGAGGGGGCGTCGTTCACGCAGGCGCTCATCCGCTCGCGTCGCCTCGCGCGTGAGCGTGGGAGCTCGACCTGGGACTTCGTGATCGAGACGAGCGACACCACGCTGCGCGCGGTCTTCTTCGAGGATGCTGCGGCGCTCATCGGGCTCGTCCTCGCCGGCGGGTCCATCGCGCTGCATCAGATCACCGGGATCGCCGCATGGGATGCGGTCGGGTCGATCCTCGTCGGGCTCCTTCTGGCGGTCGTGGCAGTGGTGCTGATCGGACGCAATCTTGCGTTCATCGTGGGCACGAGCGCGTCACGGGCACTCCGATCACGGGTGGGCACCGCACTGCTCGCCGCCCCCGCGATCGAACGCGTCACCTATCTGCACATCGAGTACGTCGGCCCGAACCGTCTGTTCATCGTGGCCGAGATCGACCTCGCCGGAGATGATCGGGAGCACGACGTCGCGCGGCGCTTGCGCGATGTGGAACGGCAGATCGAGGCGCATCCAGTCGTCGAGACGGTCGTCCTCTCGCTGTCCGTGGACGATGAGCCTTCGCTCGTCTTCGATGACGTCACGTACCCGATCGGACGGGCGGACGCGACCTCGCCGACAATCCGCTAG
- a CDS encoding DUF6716 putative glycosyltransferase, producing the protein MNNAELRVVAIADADSFVKWSASLLSGIAGIRRHMLLVRTPLTVSAAQERTALTGTSFTDADITRLGFDEVHGWLTGHMPDVVVLSGRGPFVRLMARQIDRLTQRPVVVSGLPGMSIPAQRGALEYRRESDLLVVHSHREERAFAELGRRIGIQVPTALAVLPFARMAPDAVTAMPARVSERELVGAVAGGASRSARPAPAPRTRVGGTDLVFAAQALVPAARHEREQIVEMLRLAAVADPTKRVVVKLRSRPGEAEAHLERDAYADLLADRPRNLVISHAPMSTALARAEGLVTVSSTAAIEALAQKVPVIALDTFGVHKTLLNTVFTGSGLLGGAEEVVGRRFRHPLAGWQRDNYFQPESDTNWWRCVEELVALRREGRLRAKVVPTGRGGALHAAWHRKSVLAGEDRSVLGSVALGVGAPLVNGILSMRRARGKAGEDTWSDPTTDYTLEPTPHHDPIRR; encoded by the coding sequence ATGAACAACGCCGAACTGCGAGTCGTCGCGATCGCGGATGCCGACTCGTTCGTGAAGTGGTCGGCGTCGCTGCTGTCCGGCATCGCCGGCATCCGCCGCCACATGCTGCTGGTACGCACGCCGCTCACGGTGAGCGCGGCGCAGGAGCGCACGGCTCTCACCGGCACGAGCTTCACGGATGCCGACATCACCCGTCTCGGCTTCGACGAGGTGCACGGATGGCTGACGGGCCACATGCCCGACGTCGTCGTGCTCTCCGGACGTGGTCCGTTCGTGCGACTGATGGCACGGCAGATCGACCGGCTGACGCAAAGACCGGTCGTGGTGAGCGGACTGCCTGGCATGTCGATTCCGGCTCAGCGCGGAGCACTCGAGTATCGGAGAGAAAGCGACCTCCTCGTCGTGCACTCGCACCGGGAGGAGCGTGCCTTCGCCGAGCTGGGGCGCCGCATCGGCATCCAGGTGCCGACCGCGCTCGCGGTGCTTCCCTTCGCGCGCATGGCGCCGGATGCAGTGACAGCGATGCCCGCTCGCGTGTCGGAGCGCGAACTGGTCGGTGCTGTCGCAGGTGGCGCTTCACGGTCCGCTCGTCCGGCCCCCGCTCCCAGGACCCGAGTCGGTGGAACCGATCTGGTGTTCGCCGCCCAGGCCCTAGTGCCCGCGGCACGGCACGAGCGCGAGCAGATCGTCGAGATGCTGCGCCTCGCGGCAGTCGCGGATCCGACCAAGCGCGTCGTCGTCAAGCTGCGGTCGCGTCCCGGCGAGGCAGAGGCCCATCTGGAACGAGACGCGTACGCCGATCTGCTGGCGGATCGACCTCGCAACCTCGTCATCTCGCACGCACCTATGTCGACGGCGCTCGCGCGCGCCGAAGGGCTCGTGACGGTCAGCTCGACCGCGGCGATCGAAGCGCTCGCTCAGAAGGTCCCTGTCATCGCGCTCGACACGTTCGGCGTGCACAAGACGCTGCTGAACACGGTGTTCACCGGCAGCGGTCTGCTGGGAGGGGCCGAGGAGGTCGTCGGACGCCGGTTCCGGCATCCGCTCGCCGGCTGGCAGCGCGACAACTACTTCCAGCCGGAGTCCGACACGAACTGGTGGCGCTGCGTCGAAGAGCTCGTCGCGCTGCGCCGCGAGGGTCGCCTGCGGGCGAAGGTCGTTCCGACCGGTCGTGGCGGCGCGCTTCATGCGGCCTGGCATCGCAAGAGCGTGCTGGCGGGCGAGGATCGTTCGGTGCTCGGCAGTGTCGCGCTGGGCGTGGGCGCTCCGCTGGTGAACGGCATCCTGTCGATGCGGCGGGCGCGTGGCAAGGCGGGGGAGGACACGTGGTCCGACCCGACGACCGACTACACGCTCGAGCCGACGCCGCACCACGACCCCATCCGGCGCTGA
- a CDS encoding N-acetylneuraminate synthase family protein encodes MTVSIGSRVIGGGRPAYVIAEIGLNHNGDVDIAKRLIDVAADAGADAVKFQKRTPEISTPEHMRDVPRETPWGTMTYLDYRRRVEFGRDEYVEVGDHATLRGLDWFASPWDVPSVAFLEELNVVAHKVASASVTDLELLTALRETGKPIILSSGMSTIEQIDRALETLGTDRVVLMHATSTYPMEPEEANLRVITTLRDRYPGVPIGYSGHERGLQISLAAVALGAVAVERHITLDRTMWGSDHAASLEPTGLSHLVRDIRVIETALGDGVKRVFPGEQAPMAKLRRVPA; translated from the coding sequence ATGACTGTCAGCATCGGATCGCGCGTGATCGGCGGCGGTCGACCCGCCTATGTCATCGCCGAAATCGGCCTGAACCATAACGGCGATGTCGACATCGCCAAGCGACTCATCGACGTCGCCGCGGATGCCGGTGCGGATGCCGTGAAGTTCCAGAAGCGCACTCCGGAGATCTCCACCCCCGAGCACATGCGCGATGTGCCGCGAGAGACGCCCTGGGGCACGATGACCTACCTCGACTACCGGCGCCGGGTCGAGTTCGGCCGGGACGAGTACGTCGAGGTCGGCGACCACGCCACGCTGCGCGGACTCGACTGGTTCGCATCCCCCTGGGATGTGCCCAGCGTCGCGTTCCTCGAGGAGCTGAACGTCGTCGCCCACAAGGTCGCATCCGCCAGCGTCACCGACCTGGAGTTGCTGACCGCTCTGCGCGAGACGGGTAAGCCCATCATCCTCTCGAGCGGCATGTCGACCATCGAGCAGATCGATCGGGCACTCGAGACCCTCGGCACCGACCGCGTCGTTCTCATGCACGCGACGTCGACGTATCCGATGGAGCCGGAAGAGGCCAACCTCCGCGTCATCACGACGCTCCGTGATCGCTACCCCGGTGTGCCGATCGGCTACTCCGGACACGAGCGCGGCCTGCAGATCTCGCTCGCAGCCGTTGCGCTCGGTGCCGTCGCCGTCGAGCGGCACATCACGCTCGATCGCACCATGTGGGGCTCCGACCACGCCGCATCGCTGGAGCCCACGGGGCTCTCGCACCTCGTGCGCGACATCCGCGTGATCGAGACCGCGCTCGGAGACGGCGTCAAGCGCGTCTTCCCCGGCGAGCAGGCTCCGATGGCGAAGCTGCGTCGCGTACCGGCATGA
- a CDS encoding acylneuraminate cytidylyltransferase, which produces MTQDQTDHAASGIIVAIIPARGGSKQVPGKNVTRIGGIPLIQRAVRAAAAAERVDLVVVSTDDDKIAELSVAAGARVIRRPAEISGDTASSESAVLHALDEVESGGVTVDVVVFIQATSPFIPSDRIDVAVDEVRSRQYDSMFSAHETYGFLWRRDDAGAAVAINHDAAGRPRRQDREPHYLETGAFYVLEAEGFRHAGHRFFGRVGIVEVPEWSAVEIDDAQHVAVASALAGLVDQPVSIDVKAVVTDFDGVHTDDTVLVDTAGEEQVRVSREDGMGVARLRRAGIPMLILSTEVNPVVRARANKLRVPVLHGIDDKEQALAAWAAENGIALADIAYLGNDVNDLPAMRIVGWPVAVANAHPEVRSAARVVLGKSGGQGAVRELIERVLTADRPR; this is translated from the coding sequence ATGACCCAGGACCAGACCGACCATGCCGCGAGCGGGATCATCGTGGCGATCATCCCTGCCCGCGGCGGCTCCAAGCAGGTGCCGGGAAAGAACGTCACGCGCATCGGCGGGATCCCCCTCATCCAGCGCGCCGTGCGGGCGGCCGCCGCCGCCGAACGAGTCGATCTCGTCGTCGTCTCCACCGATGACGACAAGATCGCAGAGCTCAGCGTCGCGGCCGGCGCGCGCGTCATCCGGCGACCCGCCGAGATCTCCGGCGACACCGCCTCGTCCGAGAGTGCTGTGCTGCACGCTCTCGACGAAGTCGAATCCGGCGGCGTGACGGTGGACGTCGTCGTCTTCATCCAGGCGACGTCGCCGTTCATCCCCAGCGATCGGATCGACGTCGCAGTCGACGAGGTGCGCTCGCGTCAGTACGACAGCATGTTCTCCGCCCACGAGACATATGGCTTCCTCTGGCGCCGCGACGACGCAGGGGCCGCAGTCGCGATCAACCATGATGCCGCCGGTCGGCCGCGCCGCCAGGATCGCGAGCCGCACTATCTGGAGACCGGCGCGTTCTATGTGCTTGAGGCGGAGGGCTTCCGCCATGCCGGGCATCGATTCTTCGGGCGGGTCGGGATCGTCGAGGTGCCGGAGTGGAGTGCGGTCGAGATCGACGACGCGCAGCATGTCGCCGTGGCATCCGCTCTTGCCGGCCTCGTGGACCAGCCGGTGAGCATCGATGTGAAGGCGGTCGTCACTGACTTCGACGGCGTGCACACCGATGACACCGTGCTCGTCGACACCGCTGGGGAGGAACAGGTGCGGGTCAGTCGGGAAGACGGGATGGGGGTCGCGCGGCTCAGGCGTGCCGGCATCCCGATGCTCATTCTCTCCACCGAGGTGAATCCCGTCGTGAGAGCACGTGCGAACAAGCTCCGCGTGCCGGTGCTGCACGGCATCGACGACAAAGAGCAGGCGCTCGCCGCGTGGGCGGCGGAGAACGGTATCGCGCTGGCGGACATCGCCTACCTCGGCAACGACGTGAACGACCTTCCGGCCATGCGCATCGTGGGGTGGCCGGTGGCCGTCGCGAACGCGCACCCCGAGGTTCGCTCTGCGGCCAGAGTCGTGCTCGGGAAGTCAGGCGGACAGGGCGCGGTGCGTGAGCTGATCGAGCGCGTTCTGACAGCCGACCGACCCCGGTAA
- a CDS encoding polysialyltransferase family glycosyltransferase codes for MTQLFVLHSAYGLTTAAAALDERLIEAGDERILVPVNSARIPETSLAIHEQPNLRALCARFDRIEPLDEILSPRHPSSWHPAAADLPILNRLLTRAWSLDGDLELFVQSPQVAPARTLLTLFPNARITIIGDGLMTYSPIRVKLPRTVVERVGRVVYADVVPGVEPLVFGAARPTLLHETEPGRPSLVPQARSRGADGAQRMPVPPAAFRKALLETTAADPQLDALADGTPTVLVLGQYLSALGLVSVAEEIAMQCDMIDRAAAWDPQRIVFKPHPSAPPLVTDAVRERAEHHGAEFIEYRGVESAELVAERLDVTGVVAGFSTALPTVRALFGRPIASSGTPTVLRRLTPYENSNRVPATIVDALTRPDGPYRDPTRLQLLIDGVGYAMQPKIAVHLRPRAEELLGQLDQMERDRYFARDRLVELRLPGAPAEPIARRALRSAGGVGRAEEIRLTIKGARRRAARAWKAIRGL; via the coding sequence CGGCTGCGGCCGCGCTCGATGAGCGCCTCATCGAGGCAGGTGACGAGCGGATCCTCGTCCCGGTCAATTCCGCGCGGATACCCGAGACGAGCCTCGCGATCCACGAGCAGCCGAACCTCCGCGCACTGTGCGCGCGCTTCGATCGCATCGAACCGCTCGACGAGATCCTCTCGCCACGGCATCCGAGCTCGTGGCATCCCGCCGCGGCCGACCTTCCGATCCTGAACCGTCTCCTCACGCGGGCGTGGAGTCTCGACGGCGACCTGGAACTGTTCGTGCAGAGCCCCCAGGTGGCACCGGCTCGCACGCTGCTCACGCTGTTCCCGAATGCGCGCATCACGATCATCGGCGACGGCCTGATGACCTATTCGCCGATTCGGGTGAAGCTGCCGCGCACCGTCGTCGAACGGGTCGGCCGCGTCGTGTATGCCGACGTCGTCCCCGGTGTCGAGCCGCTCGTCTTCGGTGCGGCGAGACCGACTCTGCTGCACGAGACCGAGCCAGGCAGGCCAAGCCTCGTGCCGCAGGCTCGGTCTCGCGGCGCGGACGGCGCACAGCGGATGCCGGTGCCGCCGGCCGCGTTCCGAAAAGCGCTCCTGGAGACCACCGCTGCGGACCCGCAGCTCGACGCCCTCGCCGACGGAACACCGACCGTGCTGGTGCTCGGCCAGTATCTGTCCGCGCTCGGCCTGGTCTCGGTGGCCGAGGAGATCGCGATGCAGTGCGACATGATCGATCGGGCGGCGGCCTGGGATCCGCAACGCATCGTGTTCAAACCGCATCCGTCCGCCCCGCCGCTGGTCACCGACGCGGTGCGGGAACGCGCAGAGCACCACGGGGCGGAGTTCATCGAGTACCGAGGCGTCGAATCGGCCGAGCTCGTCGCAGAGCGCCTGGACGTCACGGGTGTCGTCGCAGGGTTCTCGACCGCCCTTCCCACGGTGCGGGCCCTGTTCGGCCGCCCGATCGCATCGTCCGGCACTCCGACCGTGCTGCGCAGGCTCACTCCGTACGAGAACAGCAATCGGGTTCCCGCGACGATCGTCGACGCACTGACGCGGCCTGATGGCCCGTATCGCGATCCGACTCGGCTGCAACTGCTCATCGACGGCGTGGGCTATGCCATGCAGCCGAAGATCGCCGTGCACCTGCGCCCTCGAGCCGAAGAGCTGCTCGGGCAGCTCGATCAGATGGAACGCGATCGCTACTTCGCGCGGGATCGGCTCGTCGAACTCCGCCTGCCCGGCGCTCCCGCCGAGCCGATTGCGCGCCGCGCGTTGCGCTCGGCAGGCGGAGTGGGTCGGGCCGAGGAGATCAGGCTGACCATCAAAGGCGCTCGCCGACGCGCTGCCAGAGCCTGGAAGGCGATACGCGGACTATGA